In Caproiciproducens sp. NJN-50, the following are encoded in one genomic region:
- the mltG gene encoding endolytic transglycosylase MltG: protein MLRKRICPFLLAALFGLLTACSSGQGSSSAPVSSEGDKASSSSSSVSSSDSAPASSSSSGAASKSAASSSAAKTSSASPAQEKSKTVKVTVPEGFTLPQIAARLEAKGVCRADDFIKAAQTYDFSYYSLVAKIPNSPNRCYKLEGYLYPDTYEFYTDMKPQDAVGKFLRSAESQIGSKYSYSGMTTDQLITLASIIEREADDSDNMKKVSSVFHNRLKTGMILQADSTRDYCNLYLVPKFGDKYNKYYNTYPNRSPGLPIGPISNPGANALYAAAHPADTDYLYFATGTDHNYYYGATQQDRDTLMANAGVTPLYAD, encoded by the coding sequence ATGCTGAGAAAAAGAATCTGTCCGTTTCTGCTCGCCGCGCTGTTCGGCTTGCTGACCGCCTGCTCCTCCGGTCAGGGGAGTTCATCCGCGCCCGTATCGTCGGAAGGGGACAAGGCAAGTTCGTCTTCCTCCTCCGTGTCTTCCTCTGATTCCGCCCCGGCGTCCTCCTCTTCCTCCGGGGCTGCCTCCAAATCCGCCGCCTCGTCTTCCGCGGCCAAGACCTCCTCCGCGTCCCCGGCCCAGGAAAAATCGAAGACCGTCAAGGTCACGGTCCCTGAGGGATTTACCCTTCCCCAGATCGCGGCGAGGCTGGAGGCGAAGGGAGTCTGCCGCGCCGACGATTTCATCAAAGCCGCGCAGACGTACGATTTCAGCTATTATTCCCTTGTCGCCAAAATACCGAACAGCCCAAACCGCTGTTACAAGCTGGAGGGTTACCTGTACCCCGACACCTATGAGTTTTACACCGACATGAAGCCGCAGGACGCGGTCGGGAAATTCCTTCGCAGCGCGGAAAGCCAGATCGGAAGCAAATATTCTTATTCCGGCATGACGACGGACCAGCTGATCACGCTCGCCTCCATTATCGAGCGGGAAGCCGACGATTCGGATAATATGAAGAAAGTTTCGTCCGTATTCCATAACCGGCTGAAAACAGGCATGATTCTTCAGGCGGACTCGACCCGGGATTACTGCAATCTTTATCTGGTCCCGAAATTCGGAGACAAGTATAACAAATATTACAATACATACCCCAACCGCAGCCCGGGCCTTCCGATCGGGCCGATCTCCAATCCGGGCGCGAACGCCCTTTATGCGGCGGCGCACCCGGCGGACACGGATTATCTGTACTTTGCGACGGGGACGGACCATAATTATTACTACGGCGCCACCCAGCAGGACCGCGATACGTTGATGGCGAACGCC
- the amrA gene encoding AmmeMemoRadiSam system protein A has product MAVIGAFIMPHPPIIIPSVGKGEERRIQKTSDAYQRAAAEIARMKPETLVVLSPHAVAYADYLHIAPGAAAKGDFSEFGSADPPLEFSCDTQFVSALSDEAGRRGLPAGTFGDKRRPVDHGALVPLTFITRAYRDFRLVRCSISGLGASAHYRFGQCIARAAEQLGRRVVLIASGDLSHKLKEDGPYGFAEEGPRFDREATEAMKAGDFLRFLTFDEEFCEAAAECGLPSFQILAGVFDGTAVKPEFLSYEGPFGVGYAVCGYTPQGPDESRRFGENAEQRKKEALLGKRKGEDEYVRLARMSLENRIIEGKRLPLPEGLPPDLANRRAGVFVSLKKDGRLRGCIGTIQATQSCVAEEIICNAVSAGLRDPRFEPVGEEELPKLVYSVDVLGEAEPAAFPGGLDPARYGVIVRSGERCGLLLPDLPGVSTPQEQVSIALRKAGIGENESYTMERFEVVRHT; this is encoded by the coding sequence ATGGCTGTGATTGGAGCATTCATCATGCCTCATCCTCCGATTATCATTCCGTCAGTCGGAAAAGGCGAAGAGCGCAGAATTCAGAAAACCTCCGACGCATATCAGCGCGCGGCGGCGGAGATTGCCCGGATGAAACCCGAAACGCTGGTGGTTCTGTCTCCTCACGCCGTGGCATACGCCGACTATCTCCACATTGCGCCGGGCGCAGCGGCCAAAGGCGATTTTTCTGAATTCGGGTCCGCAGACCCGCCGCTGGAATTTTCCTGCGATACCCAATTCGTTTCCGCTCTTTCGGACGAAGCGGGCCGGCGCGGGCTGCCCGCAGGAACGTTCGGGGATAAACGCCGGCCGGTCGACCACGGAGCACTGGTCCCCCTTACTTTTATCACTCGGGCTTACCGCGATTTTCGACTGGTCAGGTGCTCGATCTCCGGCCTGGGCGCCTCCGCGCACTACCGGTTCGGCCAGTGCATCGCGCGGGCAGCGGAGCAGCTTGGCCGCAGGGTCGTTCTGATCGCGAGCGGCGACCTCTCCCACAAGCTGAAGGAAGACGGGCCGTACGGCTTCGCGGAAGAGGGGCCGAGGTTTGACCGCGAAGCGACGGAGGCAATGAAGGCCGGAGACTTCCTGCGCTTTCTGACGTTTGACGAGGAGTTCTGCGAAGCGGCGGCGGAATGCGGCCTGCCTTCGTTTCAGATTCTGGCCGGGGTTTTCGACGGAACTGCCGTGAAACCGGAATTTTTGTCCTATGAAGGCCCGTTCGGCGTCGGCTACGCCGTCTGCGGGTATACTCCCCAGGGTCCCGACGAAAGCCGCAGATTCGGGGAAAACGCGGAGCAGCGGAAAAAGGAAGCTCTTCTCGGAAAGCGGAAAGGCGAGGACGAGTATGTCCGGCTTGCCCGGATGTCGCTGGAAAACCGGATCATCGAAGGCAAACGCCTCCCCCTCCCGGAGGGACTGCCGCCCGATCTTGCAAACCGCCGGGCCGGCGTGTTCGTCTCGCTGAAAAAGGACGGCCGCCTTCGCGGCTGCATCGGAACCATTCAGGCAACACAGAGCTGCGTCGCGGAAGAAATTATTTGCAACGCGGTCAGCGCCGGATTGCGCGATCCCCGGTTTGAGCCGGTCGGCGAAGAGGAACTGCCGAAGCTGGTTTACAGCGTAGACGTCCTTGGAGAGGCGGAGCCCGCCGCTTTTCCCGGCGGTCTCGACCCCGCCCGCTACGGAGTCATCGTCCGCAGCGGAGAGCGGTGCGGACTGCTGCTGCCGGACCTGCCCGGCGTAAGCACGCCGCAGGAGCAGGTTTCCATCGCACTGCGCAAGGCCGGGATCGGCGAAAACGAATCCTATACAATGGAGCGGTTCGAGGTGGTGCGGCACACATGA
- the amrS gene encoding AmmeMemoRadiSam system radical SAM enzyme, with protein sequence MSKVVCGVCPHACALEEGRTGFCGARSNRGGKIAADSYGRVTAIALDPVEKKPLRRFFPGSRILSVGSYGCNLRCPFCQNHDISMVKWDDDRTEFLFPQLLTDQALELKAQGNIGLAFTYNEPLICPEYVMDCSRLNRKNGLKNVVVTNGYVSLEPLKRLLPLVDAMNIDLKSFSPEFYRKISGGLEEVKRTISLAAEVCHVEVTTLIVPGENDSPEEMERLSGWLAEVDPEIPLHVTRFFPRYKMEDSFPTPVGTIDSLAETARKNLKYVYEGNI encoded by the coding sequence ATGAGCAAAGTTGTGTGCGGGGTTTGTCCCCACGCCTGCGCCCTTGAGGAAGGACGGACCGGCTTCTGCGGCGCTAGGTCGAACCGGGGCGGCAAAATCGCCGCCGACAGCTACGGCAGGGTGACGGCCATCGCGCTGGATCCGGTGGAAAAGAAACCGCTGCGCCGTTTTTTTCCCGGCAGCCGGATCCTCTCCGTCGGCAGCTACGGGTGTAATCTGCGCTGCCCCTTTTGTCAGAACCACGACATCTCCATGGTGAAATGGGACGACGACAGAACGGAGTTCCTCTTTCCCCAGCTGCTGACCGACCAGGCGCTGGAGCTGAAAGCACAGGGAAATATCGGCCTTGCCTTCACCTACAACGAGCCGTTGATCTGCCCGGAATACGTAATGGACTGTTCCCGGCTGAACCGGAAAAACGGCCTGAAGAACGTCGTGGTCACTAACGGGTACGTCAGCCTGGAACCGCTTAAACGGCTTTTGCCCCTGGTTGACGCGATGAATATAGACCTCAAAAGCTTTTCTCCGGAATTTTACCGGAAGATTTCGGGAGGGCTGGAGGAGGTCAAGCGCACGATTTCCCTCGCGGCGGAAGTCTGCCATGTGGAAGTGACGACGCTGATCGTGCCCGGAGAGAACGATTCCCCGGAGGAGATGGAACGCCTGTCCGGCTGGCTGGCGGAAGTGGACCCTGAAATTCCGCTGCATGTCACACGATTCTTCCCCAGATACAAAATGGAGGACAGCTTTCCGACTCCGGTCGGTACCATTGATTCTCTCGCCGAAACCGCGCGCAAAAACCTCAAATATGTTTACGAGGGCAACATATAA
- a CDS encoding YbjQ family protein, with translation MILVNTDYITGKELEMLGLVKGSTIQSKNIGRDITQGFKSIVGGELKSYTDMMNGARALATKRMAEEAESMGADAVVNIRYASSSVMQGAAEVMAYGTAVKFK, from the coding sequence ATGATCTTGGTCAATACTGACTATATAACGGGCAAAGAGCTTGAAATGCTCGGCCTGGTGAAAGGAAGCACCATCCAGTCCAAAAACATCGGGAGGGACATCACCCAGGGTTTCAAATCCATTGTCGGCGGAGAACTGAAATCCTATACCGATATGATGAACGGCGCCCGTGCGCTTGCCACCAAACGGATGGCGGAAGAGGCCGAATCCATGGGAGCGGACGCGGTCGTGAACATCCGTTACGCCTCGTCCTCCGTCATGCAGGGTGCGGCGGAAGTCATGGCTTACGGCACGGCTGTGAAATTCAAGTAA
- a CDS encoding class I SAM-dependent rRNA methyltransferase translates to MNQKRDFPKLTVTQKAERSILAGHPWVYGTEITGGDPCGDGDLADVVSRRGAYLGTGFYNSHSKIRVRLISRNANDRFDEAFFERRLRYAWEYRKTVLEKDDLACCRIIFGEADLFPGLTVDRFGNILVAQTLSLGIEKIKPMLFRLLYRILTGDGQKIDGIYERNDSGLRDLEGMKQGRGFFPLDGLAAPESGRTVIRENGIEYTVDFENGQKTGFFLDQKYNRRAAAAVARGKRVLDCFTDTGSFALNAAAAGAARVHAVDISENAIAMAGENAERNGLSDRMSFETANVFDLLPSLAENGNREYDFVILDPPAFTKSRQTVANASRGYREINYRAMKLLPRGGYLATCSCSHFMTDELFRDVLRRAALDAQVALRQIEARQQAPDHPILWNVPETSYLKFYLFQIV, encoded by the coding sequence ATGAATCAAAAACGGGACTTTCCTAAATTGACCGTCACACAGAAAGCGGAGCGGAGCATTCTTGCGGGACATCCGTGGGTTTACGGCACGGAGATCACCGGCGGAGATCCGTGCGGGGACGGGGATCTGGCCGACGTGGTCAGCCGGCGCGGCGCGTACCTCGGCACCGGTTTTTACAACTCCCATTCGAAAATCAGGGTCCGGCTGATCTCCCGCAACGCGAACGACCGGTTCGACGAGGCCTTTTTCGAGCGCAGGCTGCGCTATGCGTGGGAATACCGTAAAACCGTTCTGGAAAAGGACGACCTGGCCTGCTGCCGCATCATCTTTGGGGAAGCGGACCTCTTCCCCGGGCTGACCGTGGACCGGTTCGGGAATATCCTGGTGGCGCAGACCCTGTCGCTCGGCATTGAGAAAATCAAGCCGATGCTGTTCCGCCTGCTGTACCGCATCCTGACCGGGGACGGACAGAAGATCGACGGCATCTACGAGCGCAACGACTCCGGGCTTCGCGATCTGGAAGGGATGAAACAGGGGCGCGGCTTTTTCCCTCTGGACGGGCTGGCGGCGCCGGAATCCGGCAGGACTGTCATCCGCGAAAACGGAATCGAATACACCGTCGATTTTGAAAACGGGCAGAAAACGGGGTTTTTCCTCGACCAGAAATACAACCGCAGGGCGGCCGCCGCCGTCGCGCGCGGCAAAAGGGTCCTCGACTGCTTCACCGACACCGGCAGCTTTGCGCTGAACGCCGCGGCGGCCGGCGCGGCTCGCGTCCACGCGGTGGACATTTCCGAAAACGCGATCGCAATGGCGGGGGAAAACGCGGAACGCAACGGCCTCTCGGACCGCATGTCGTTTGAAACCGCCAATGTATTCGACCTGCTCCCCTCCCTGGCCGAAAACGGGAACCGGGAATATGATTTTGTGATCCTTGATCCTCCGGCCTTCACCAAATCCCGGCAGACGGTCGCGAACGCCTCCCGCGGATACCGGGAAATCAACTACCGGGCGATGAAGCTTCTTCCGAGGGGAGGATACCTCGCGACCTGCTCCTGTTCCCACTTTATGACGGACGAGCTGTTCCGGGACGTGCTCCGCCGCGCGGCTCTGGACGCCCAGGTGGCGCTTCGCCAGATCGAGGCCAGGCAGCAGGCCCCGGACCACCCGATCCTGTGGAATGTGCCGGAAACCTCCTACCTGAAATTCTATCTGTTCCAGATTGTCTGA